From a single Rutidosis leptorrhynchoides isolate AG116_Rl617_1_P2 chromosome 5, CSIRO_AGI_Rlap_v1, whole genome shotgun sequence genomic region:
- the LOC139847436 gene encoding histone H3.3-like — MARTKQTACKSTGGKAPRKQLATKAAHKSSPTTGGVKKPHRYRPGTVALRFMMMMICCNEIRKYQKSTELLIRKLPFHRLVREIAQDFKTDLRFQSHAVLALQEAAEAYLVGLFEDTNLCAIHAKRVTIMPNDIQLARRIRGERA, encoded by the exons ATGGCACGTACCAAGCAAACTGCTTGTAAGTCGACTGGAGGAAAGGCACCCAGGAAACAACTTGCAACTAAg GCTGCTCACAAATCTTCTCCAACTACTGGTGGTGTTAAGAAGCCTCACAGATACAGACCTGGAACTGTTGCTCTTCGGTTT atgatgatgatgatatgttgcAATGAAATCCGCAAGTACCAGAAAAGTACTGAACTTTTAATCAGGAAACTGCCTTTCCATAGGCTTGTTCGTGAGATTGCTCAAGACTTCAAG ACGGATTTGCGTTTCCAAAGTCATGCTGTGTTGGCATTGCAAGAAGCAGCTGAAGCTTACCTGGTGGGTCTGTTTGAGGACACCAATCTGTGTGCAATTCACGCTAAGCGTGTGACCATCATGCCTAATGACATTCAGCTTGCGAGGCGAATCAGGGGTGAAAGGGCTTGA